From the genome of Rarobacter incanus, one region includes:
- a CDS encoding acyltransferase family protein — protein sequence MNVQRGPIEPVRLDALTGLRWWAALAVFAYHCENLVEFPAFIARWLQWGYLGVTFFFVLSGFVLTWSMRPGTSRTTFYWRRISRIYPLHLVALVLAIPVFYSLHPDPAQWWVKQWSLPVIALSVVVLQGWWRDPVILFSGNPAAWTLTAEFFFYALHPFLAAMLWRVRRRGAFVAVGAIAALSLVARIAAIAWPAGWFANLPWPVLRMNEFALGMALAWAMRWGFAARVPPWFVAAGATAAFAALTYLPSLGGIGQWVPEVATAISALAIVSVASREMAGGARWLRWRPIVVLGEWSFAFYLIHATILYAVREAGGFQPWGAPTAVTVVALAAVAIAGAGALHTLVERPVESRLRRVWPAAPRPR from the coding sequence GTGAACGTTCAGCGCGGTCCCATCGAGCCGGTGCGGCTCGACGCGCTCACCGGGCTGCGCTGGTGGGCCGCCTTGGCAGTGTTTGCCTACCACTGCGAGAATCTGGTGGAATTCCCCGCCTTCATTGCGCGGTGGCTGCAGTGGGGCTATCTGGGCGTCACGTTCTTCTTCGTCCTGTCGGGGTTTGTGCTGACCTGGTCGATGCGCCCGGGCACTTCCCGCACCACCTTTTATTGGCGCAGGATTTCGCGCATCTATCCGCTGCACCTCGTCGCGCTGGTCCTTGCGATACCTGTCTTCTATTCGCTACATCCCGACCCCGCCCAGTGGTGGGTCAAGCAGTGGTCGCTTCCGGTCATTGCCCTGTCGGTCGTTGTCCTGCAGGGCTGGTGGCGCGATCCCGTCATCCTCTTTTCGGGGAACCCCGCCGCGTGGACGCTCACCGCGGAATTCTTCTTCTACGCCTTGCATCCGTTCCTTGCCGCCATGTTGTGGCGGGTGCGCCGGCGCGGCGCATTCGTCGCGGTCGGCGCGATAGCGGCGCTGAGCCTGGTCGCCCGGATCGCCGCCATCGCCTGGCCCGCGGGTTGGTTCGCTAACCTTCCCTGGCCGGTCTTGCGAATGAACGAGTTCGCCCTGGGAATGGCGCTGGCGTGGGCGATGCGGTGGGGTTTCGCGGCGCGCGTACCGCCCTGGTTCGTCGCGGCCGGCGCGACAGCGGCGTTCGCGGCGCTGACGTACCTTCCCTCCCTGGGCGGAATCGGCCAATGGGTTCCCGAAGTTGCGACCGCAATCAGCGCGCTGGCGATCGTGTCGGTGGCGAGCCGCGAGATGGCCGGTGGCGCCCGGTGGCTGCGGTGGCGCCCCATCGTCGTTCTGGGCGAGTGGTCGTTCGCGTTCTACCTGATCCACGCCACCATCCTGTACGCGGTGCGGGAGGCGGGGGGCTTTCAACCGTGGGGAGCCCCCACCGCTGTCACCGTTGTCGCGTTGGCCGCGGTGGCGATCGCGGGCGCGGGCGCGCTGCACACACTGGTCGAGCGCCCCGTCGAATCCCGGTTGCGCCGCGTGTGGCCGGCGGCGCCGCGCCCCCGGTAG
- the wecB gene encoding non-hydrolyzing UDP-N-acetylglucosamine 2-epimerase: MSRIVSVVGARPQFVKLAPIAQAARAAGIDHRIVHTGQHYDPLLSDVFFSDLGIPAPDVHLGIGSGTHGQQTGAMLAELDGVLADLEPDTVLVYGDTNSTLAATLSAVKQHMHVTHLEAGLRSFNRRMPEEHNRVLTDHAADLLLAPTHVAAEHLRDEGLAGRTVVVGDVMTDVLFATRDRVLREGAGLVPQWGLGAEGYYLATIHRADNTDNPTRLAEIVEALAAADAPVILLAHPRVAARAREAGIDLTRGALRARDPLAYPDLVRAALGARGIVTDSGGLQKEAFLLRVPCTTVRDETEWVETVDLGWNVLAHTGPQILAGLTRPRPTDVSATPYGDGRAAGRVIEAIELHL; this comes from the coding sequence GTGTCAAGAATCGTGAGCGTCGTTGGCGCCAGGCCCCAATTCGTCAAGCTCGCCCCCATCGCGCAGGCGGCGCGGGCCGCCGGAATCGACCACAGGATTGTCCACACGGGCCAGCACTACGATCCGCTGCTGTCGGACGTGTTCTTTTCGGATCTGGGAATCCCCGCCCCCGACGTGCACCTCGGGATCGGATCGGGAACGCACGGGCAACAGACCGGGGCGATGCTTGCCGAACTGGACGGCGTGCTCGCCGACCTGGAGCCCGACACCGTCCTGGTCTACGGCGACACGAATTCGACGCTGGCCGCAACGCTGAGCGCCGTCAAGCAACACATGCACGTCACGCACCTGGAAGCAGGCCTGCGATCGTTCAACCGCCGCATGCCAGAAGAACACAATAGGGTCCTGACCGATCACGCGGCCGATCTGCTGCTGGCGCCCACGCACGTGGCCGCCGAACACCTGCGCGATGAGGGGCTGGCGGGCCGCACGGTCGTGGTCGGCGACGTGATGACCGACGTGCTGTTCGCGACGCGGGATAGGGTCTTGCGGGAGGGGGCGGGCCTCGTCCCGCAATGGGGCCTGGGCGCGGAAGGCTACTATCTTGCGACCATCCATCGCGCCGATAACACGGATAATCCCACCCGCTTAGCGGAAATTGTGGAGGCGCTGGCGGCGGCGGACGCGCCGGTGATCTTGCTGGCCCATCCCCGGGTGGCGGCTAGGGCGCGCGAGGCGGGGATCGACCTGACGCGCGGCGCGCTGCGGGCACGCGACCCGCTGGCCTACCCGGACCTGGTGCGGGCGGCGCTGGGGGCGCGCGGAATCGTCACGGATTCGGGGGGCCTGCAAAAGGAGGCCTTCTTGCTGCGCGTGCCGTGCACGACCGTGCGCGATGAAACCGAGTGGGTGGAGACTGTCGACCTGGGGTGGAACGTGCTGGCGCACACGGGTCCGCAGATCCTTGCGGGACTTACGCGGCCGCGCCCCACCGACGTTTCCGCCACCCCGTACGGGGACGGCCGGGCAGCCGGCCGCGTCATCGAGGCAATAGAATTGCATCTGTGA
- a CDS encoding nucleotide sugar dehydrogenase, producing the protein MKISVVALGKIGLPLAAQFALAGHNVVGVDINADTVRAVNEAREPFPGESGLGSALRETVPAGRLRATTDYADAIPGSDAVVVVVPLFVDEATAAPNFGWMDAATHSIGQHLTPGTLVIFETTLPVGTTRGRWKPLLEADSGLREGTDFHLVFSPERVLTGRVFADLRKYPKLIGGLSPEGAQRATAFYQSVLTFDERPDLPRPNGVWDLGSAEAAEMAKLAETTYRDVNIGLANEFAMFAESHGIDIYAVIDACNSQPYSHIHRPGIAVGGHCIPVYPRLYLSVDPSAQIVRTARAVNAAMPAHVVDRATELLGSLDGLRVAVLGAAYRGGVKETAFSGVFAVVEALRARGARVVVSDPLYSDDELAGFGWDPYHPGDPVDVVIVQTDHVAYREIAAGDFPGIRLLVDGRNITDAARWQGVARIVVGRG; encoded by the coding sequence GTGAAAATATCGGTCGTAGCACTGGGGAAAATCGGTTTGCCGCTTGCGGCCCAATTCGCGCTCGCGGGGCACAATGTCGTCGGCGTCGACATCAACGCCGACACGGTCCGGGCGGTCAACGAGGCGCGCGAACCGTTCCCGGGGGAGTCCGGCCTGGGCTCGGCGCTGCGCGAAACCGTACCCGCCGGCCGCTTGCGCGCAACGACCGACTACGCCGATGCGATCCCCGGCAGCGATGCGGTCGTCGTTGTCGTCCCATTATTTGTGGACGAGGCCACCGCCGCCCCCAACTTCGGTTGGATGGACGCCGCAACCCATTCGATCGGGCAGCACCTGACACCCGGCACCTTGGTCATTTTCGAGACGACGCTGCCGGTTGGCACCACGCGCGGTCGCTGGAAGCCCCTGCTCGAGGCCGATTCCGGGCTACGCGAAGGCACCGATTTCCATCTGGTGTTTTCCCCCGAACGCGTGCTGACCGGGCGCGTGTTTGCCGACCTGCGCAAATATCCCAAGTTGATCGGCGGGTTGTCGCCCGAGGGCGCGCAGCGCGCCACCGCCTTCTATCAGTCGGTCTTAACATTCGACGAGCGCCCCGACCTCCCGCGCCCCAATGGCGTGTGGGATCTGGGGTCGGCCGAGGCCGCCGAGATGGCCAAACTCGCTGAAACCACCTACCGGGATGTCAACATCGGGTTGGCGAATGAGTTTGCGATGTTTGCCGAATCCCACGGCATCGATATTTATGCCGTCATCGATGCGTGCAACTCCCAACCGTATTCGCACATCCACCGGCCCGGCATCGCGGTCGGCGGGCATTGTATCCCGGTGTATCCGCGCCTCTACCTATCCGTGGATCCGTCGGCGCAGATTGTGCGCACGGCCCGCGCGGTCAACGCCGCCATGCCCGCGCATGTGGTCGACCGGGCCACCGAGCTGCTGGGGTCCCTGGACGGTTTGCGGGTCGCCGTATTGGGGGCCGCATACCGCGGCGGTGTCAAGGAAACGGCGTTTTCTGGGGTGTTTGCCGTCGTGGAGGCGCTTCGCGCCCGCGGCGCCCGGGTCGTCGTATCCGACCCGCTGTATAGCGATGACGAGCTTGCCGGTTTTGGGTGGGACCCGTATCACCCGGGCGATCCGGTGGACGTCGTGATCGTGCAGACCGACCACGTGGCCTACCGCGAGATCGCCGCGGGAGACTTCCCCGGCATCCGCCTGCTGGTCGACGGGAGAAACATTACCGATGCCGCCCGCTGGCAAGGCGTCGCCAGGATAGTCGTTGGCCGCGGCTGA